The genomic segment AGGGAGTATTTGTATAACATACTTACTGTGACAAACCAGAAAGAATTTGGTCTAAATATACATCGAGCTATAAATCCCATATCTGATGTGGGACTTAACACGTGTAAATGGAGGTGGCTGACACTTGTAAATGGTGGCCAGTGGAAACCAAATCTGTAAATAGTAACAAAGATATAAAGTTGACAAATTTTCTGACCAAGAGAGAGAAACGGTTTCAAGAAAGGCTCTCCGAGTCTTTGAATAGTTCTACTAGTGTTGCAGACAGTTAAGTAAATTCTACTggaaaaaatataagaaaaatgCCCCATTGCATATACTTACCAGAAGTGTCTTACTCAAATACAAGAAtagattaaatattttgaaaactgttgctttaataattgatgttttaatttttgGAAAAGATATAATTAAACTAATATTTAACACATAATCTTCAAAATAATGCCATAATAATTATAGTTtcaatttcgaaaaaaaaaatgtcaaaagtacCTGATTAAACCTATATGGGAGTGGTATTCTGTAACTAAACTTAACTTCTAAAATTTATCAGGAAAATCTATCAAACTATACATTTAAGAATAATAGAACTATACCTTGCTTCATCAACATCCGCACTTTGCTGTTTGAGGAAGTCTCTTCCCACCTCTACTAGTCTGTCCACTGAAAATAATCAAATCTGATCAAAGAGCGGGTCGACGTCGTTTCCCGTTacacagagttatctcccttataccGTAAATTTCCATTTCAGTTGCCAGGCCGTTGTTATGAATAGccaaaattgaattttgatttaGGCCTTTCCATATTTCATTACAATTAAAATGGGAAACCTGAAGACCTGTCGGACGAATAGAATAATACAATAGGGACCACAGGGgcctgataatttgttacagttCATGCTGGCCTATATATTTAATACGTTTTACGGGACTAGATTAACAGCGGATAAACAATAACATCCTTGTTGttgattatgtaataaacagTGAACATTGACTTGTCAGATGAAAGACGGAtgtaaaacccgttaaataaataaattaaaaccaattaatGAGAATAGCTGCTATCTTCAAGAAATATAATATGCCAATAGGTTTTTCGACATAAAAATGAATAATGGCCCTTTTTtttgattgtttgtctgtgacacatgtggcagttataccagtaggtttgccgcatctaggcagtttatcgcttatatttacgttctattaatgaatctaaaatattaatattaaaatctCATGTCAATGTGACTTTACAAtgtatggcggccatctttgtttacagggcaacttcagttatactctcatagatgaagctgcttttggtagggatttactagtaatatataagggcattgccacaccaaatgtaaatattgtggtATAAATTAGCCCGCGTTTTCTCTGGCACTGAGACCATGACTCGTGTAGGGacacatacaaaaaatgtacatggtgtcagggccagagaaattTCGGGCTAGgtattaatatacatataaaatgctATAGTGGtagatttaaaatgaaatttgtttctgttttccATACCTAGCGACAGATGACTGTTGTCCAGGCTCTTGGGGTTCTTTATATGATGTTTGGGGACCACGAGGTAATGATGGCGGGTGGCGGGTTTGATGTCTTTGAATATTACAAGCTCTTCATTCTGTA from the Pecten maximus chromosome 4, xPecMax1.1, whole genome shotgun sequence genome contains:
- the LOC117326177 gene encoding histidine triad nucleotide-binding protein 3-like; the protein is MTDSSGNNKCIFCKIARGQDKATDILYENEELVIFKDIKPATRHHYLVVPKHHIKNPKSLDNSHLSLVDRLVEVGRDFLKQQSADVDEARFGFHWPPFTSVSHLHLHVLSPTSDMGFIARCIFRPNSFWFVTAEWLISRLKGMDTKS